In the Thauera sedimentorum genome, one interval contains:
- a CDS encoding glutaredoxin family protein, giving the protein MTPRILLAAALLAATPALLAQTTYRWVDERGVVHYSDQPPPQHIRELDQRSFVPGRADPSLPYTVRKAMADFPVTLFTSEQCGEPCARARTWLNERGVPFNERPMKDDNDLAAYRQAFEQPEEVPALLVGRQPFKGFQAAGWQRLIDDAGYPPPLSAR; this is encoded by the coding sequence ATGACCCCACGCATCCTGCTTGCCGCCGCCCTGCTCGCCGCCACCCCCGCGCTGCTCGCCCAGACCACCTACCGCTGGGTGGACGAGCGCGGCGTGGTGCACTATTCCGACCAGCCGCCGCCGCAACACATCCGCGAACTGGATCAGCGCAGCTTCGTGCCGGGACGCGCCGACCCCTCACTGCCCTACACGGTGCGCAAGGCGATGGCGGACTTCCCGGTGACCCTGTTCACTTCCGAACAGTGCGGCGAGCCCTGCGCCCGCGCCAGGACCTGGCTCAACGAGCGCGGCGTGCCCTTCAACGAACGCCCGATGAAGGACGACAACGACCTCGCCGCCTACCGCCAGGCCTTCGAGCAGCCCGAGGAAGTGCCCGCCCTGCTGGTCGGGCGGCAGCCTTTCAAGGGCTTCCAGGCGGCCGGCTGGCAGCGCCTGATCGACGACGCCGGCTACCCGCCCCCGCTGTCGGCGCGCTGA
- a CDS encoding M3 family metallopeptidase yields the protein MSNPLLHLQALPDFDAIRPEHVAPAIRELIEENRALIARLTAEPGTPEWDGFVVPLTEAGERLGRAWGVVGHLHSVKDVPEWREAYNGMLPEVSRFYAEVGQNLALFDKYKALAEGPAFADLSPVRRRIVEHELRDFRLSGAELPDELKPRFQAIQEEQSQLAAKFSENLLDATNAHAEYVRDETGVAGIPADALEAARAAAERDGQAGWKFTLQMPSYLPVLQYADDRGLRERMYRAYATRASEAGKPEWDNGPLIGRILALRDEEARMLGYRNFAEISLVPKMADNPAEVLAFLRELAAKAKPFAERDLAELQAFAREELGLPELQPWDIAWASEKLRVKRYDYSDQEVKQYFPEPKVLDGLFGVVRTLYGVDILPDEAPRWDPDTRFFRIERDGETIGHFYLDLHARDTKRGGAWMDSARSRYRGPAGVSTPVAYLVCNFPGPVNGKPATFTHDDVLTLFHEAGHGLHHLLTRVDELAVSGIHGVEWDAVELPSQFMENFCWEWDVLSAMTAHVDTGEPLPRALYDKMIAAKNFQSGMQTVRQLEFAMFDLRLHSEVDATTGPVPVDVVLRLLDEVRREVAVIIPPAWHRFPHSFSHIFSGGYAAGYYSYKWAEVLSADAFEAFEEAGAGRGSLLDRETGERFWREILAVGGSRPALESFKAFRGREPRVDALLRHNGMVTT from the coding sequence ATGAGCAATCCGCTGCTGCACCTGCAAGCCCTGCCCGATTTCGACGCCATTCGCCCGGAACATGTCGCCCCCGCGATCCGCGAGCTGATCGAGGAGAACCGCGCGCTGATCGCCCGGCTCACCGCCGAGCCGGGCACGCCCGAGTGGGACGGCTTCGTGGTGCCGCTCACCGAGGCGGGCGAGCGGCTCGGCCGCGCCTGGGGCGTGGTCGGCCACCTGCACAGCGTCAAGGACGTGCCCGAATGGCGCGAGGCCTACAACGGCATGCTGCCCGAGGTCTCCCGCTTCTACGCCGAGGTGGGGCAGAACCTGGCGCTGTTCGACAAGTACAAGGCGCTGGCCGAAGGCCCCGCCTTTGCGGACCTGTCGCCGGTGCGCCGGCGCATCGTCGAGCACGAACTGCGCGACTTCCGTCTCTCCGGCGCGGAACTGCCGGATGAACTCAAGCCGCGCTTCCAGGCCATCCAGGAAGAGCAGTCGCAACTGGCGGCGAAGTTCTCCGAGAACCTGCTGGATGCCACCAACGCGCACGCCGAGTACGTGCGCGACGAAACCGGCGTGGCCGGCATCCCGGCCGACGCGCTGGAGGCCGCGCGCGCCGCCGCCGAGCGCGACGGTCAGGCCGGCTGGAAGTTCACCCTGCAGATGCCCTCCTACCTGCCGGTGCTGCAGTACGCCGACGACCGCGGCCTGCGCGAGCGCATGTACCGCGCCTACGCCACCCGCGCCTCGGAGGCCGGCAAGCCGGAATGGGACAATGGCCCGCTGATCGGGCGCATCCTCGCGCTGCGCGACGAGGAAGCGCGCATGCTGGGCTACCGCAACTTCGCCGAAATCTCGCTGGTGCCGAAGATGGCCGACAACCCGGCCGAGGTGCTCGCCTTCCTGCGCGAGCTGGCCGCCAAGGCCAAGCCCTTCGCCGAACGCGACCTGGCGGAACTGCAGGCCTTCGCGCGCGAGGAACTGGGCCTGCCCGAGCTGCAGCCCTGGGACATCGCCTGGGCCTCTGAAAAGCTGCGCGTGAAGCGCTACGACTACTCCGACCAGGAAGTGAAGCAGTACTTCCCCGAGCCCAAGGTGCTCGACGGCCTGTTCGGTGTGGTGCGCACCCTGTACGGCGTGGACATCCTGCCGGACGAAGCGCCGCGCTGGGACCCGGACACCCGCTTCTTCCGCATCGAGCGCGACGGCGAGACCATCGGCCACTTCTACCTCGACCTGCACGCCCGCGACACCAAGCGCGGCGGCGCCTGGATGGACTCGGCGCGCAGCCGCTACCGCGGCCCGGCCGGGGTCTCCACCCCGGTGGCCTATCTGGTGTGCAACTTCCCCGGCCCGGTGAACGGCAAACCGGCCACCTTCACCCACGACGACGTGCTCACCCTGTTCCACGAAGCCGGCCATGGCCTGCACCACCTGCTCACCCGGGTGGATGAGCTGGCGGTCTCCGGCATCCACGGCGTGGAGTGGGACGCGGTGGAACTGCCCAGCCAGTTCATGGAGAACTTCTGCTGGGAATGGGACGTGCTCAGCGCGATGACCGCCCACGTGGACACCGGCGAGCCGCTGCCACGTGCGCTGTACGACAAGATGATCGCCGCCAAGAACTTCCAGAGCGGCATGCAGACCGTGCGCCAGCTCGAGTTCGCCATGTTCGACCTGCGCCTGCACAGCGAGGTGGACGCCACCACCGGCCCGGTGCCGGTGGATGTCGTGCTGCGCCTGCTCGACGAGGTGCGCCGCGAAGTGGCGGTGATCATCCCGCCGGCATGGCACCGCTTCCCGCACAGCTTCTCGCACATCTTCTCGGGCGGCTATGCCGCGGGCTACTACAGTTACAAGTGGGCCGAGGTGCTCTCCGCGGACGCCTTCGAGGCCTTCGAGGAAGCCGGCGCGGGACGCGGCAGCCTGCTCGACCGCGAAACCGGCGAGCGCTTCTGGCGCGAGATCCTCGCGGTGGGCGGCAGCCGCCCGGCACTGGAGTCCTTCAAGGCCTTCCGCGGCCGCGAGCCGCGGGTGGACGCCCTGCTGCGCCACAACGGAATGGTGACCACATGA
- a CDS encoding DUF2189 domain-containing protein produces MDHSYHPLDHHFQLPHVHHVDAGRPLQWLRMGWDDLRANPLASLTHGAILAVIGYLILAYAANMPYLFTAAISGFLLIGPLAAAGLYEISHRREAGERIGWAESMRGLGRHRESLFYCGIMLAFMLIAWERVSAILFALLYTGNVPEVSNLMRDVFLNGEQLQFTVTWLAAGGVMAALVFSLMVIAIPMLMARDTDIATAMMTSLRAVSGSPAAMALWAAIIVLAMAIGFATMMIGMVVLLPLLGHATWHAYRELID; encoded by the coding sequence ATGGACCACTCCTACCACCCGCTGGACCACCATTTCCAACTGCCGCACGTCCACCACGTGGACGCCGGACGTCCGCTGCAATGGCTGCGCATGGGCTGGGACGACCTGCGCGCCAACCCGCTCGCCAGCCTGACCCACGGCGCGATCCTTGCGGTCATCGGCTACCTGATCCTCGCCTACGCGGCGAACATGCCCTATCTGTTCACCGCGGCGATCTCGGGTTTCCTGCTGATCGGCCCGCTGGCCGCCGCCGGGCTGTACGAGATCTCGCACCGGCGCGAGGCCGGAGAGCGCATCGGCTGGGCCGAATCGATGCGCGGGCTGGGCCGCCACCGCGAAAGCCTGTTCTACTGCGGCATCATGCTCGCCTTCATGCTGATCGCCTGGGAGCGGGTCTCGGCCATCCTGTTCGCGCTGCTGTACACCGGCAACGTGCCGGAGGTGTCGAACCTGATGCGCGACGTGTTCCTCAACGGCGAGCAACTGCAGTTCACCGTCACCTGGCTGGCTGCCGGCGGGGTGATGGCCGCACTGGTGTTCTCCCTGATGGTGATCGCCATCCCGATGCTGATGGCGCGCGACACCGACATCGCCACCGCGATGATGACCAGCCTGCGCGCGGTCAGCGGCAGCCCGGCCGCGATGGCGCTGTGGGCGGCGATCATCGTGCTCGCCATGGCCATCGGCTTCGCCACCATGATGATCGGCATGGTCGTGCTGCTGCCGCTGCTCGGCCACGCCACCTGGCACGCCTACCGCGAGCTGATCGATTGA
- a CDS encoding MFS transporter, with amino-acid sequence MQVPATGRGLAMAVVIAAYVMSFFHRFAPAGIAQDLALAFQTSAASLGVLAATYFYVYTIMQVPTGILVDTLGPRRILLIGGLIASGGSLLFGLAPDLDVALVGRTLIGLGVSVVFIAMLKLIAVWFDERRFATMVGVAMLLGNLGSMLAGTPLASLAQVTSWRGVFFAAAVISALLAVACWVFIKDGRSAEAPRPRFDRTVVLNGLLGVLKNRATWPAVWVNFGLAGSFFAFAGLWATPYLVQVHGLTRVEAASHLSLFFAGFAIGCLAIGTLSDRIGRRKPVLIAASLAYCLLWLVWLSALRMPVGLSYALFALMGFTTSSFSLTWACAKEVNPPQLSGMSTSVTNMGGFLAGALLQPAVGLVMDLNWDGTMVDGVRIYSVDTFRLGIGLLFGAGLFGALWSFRVRETGCRNVWQEVRPAG; translated from the coding sequence ATGCAGGTTCCCGCCACCGGACGCGGGCTGGCGATGGCCGTGGTCATCGCCGCCTACGTCATGTCCTTCTTCCACCGTTTCGCCCCCGCCGGCATCGCGCAAGACCTGGCGCTGGCCTTCCAGACCAGTGCGGCCTCGCTGGGCGTGCTGGCGGCAACCTACTTTTATGTGTACACCATCATGCAGGTGCCTACCGGCATCCTGGTGGACACCCTCGGGCCGCGCCGCATCCTGCTGATCGGTGGCCTGATCGCCTCCGGCGGCAGCCTGCTGTTCGGCCTCGCGCCGGACCTAGACGTGGCCCTGGTGGGCCGCACCCTGATCGGGCTGGGCGTGTCGGTGGTGTTCATCGCCATGCTGAAGCTGATCGCGGTGTGGTTCGACGAGCGGCGCTTCGCCACGATGGTGGGCGTGGCCATGCTGCTCGGCAACCTCGGCTCGATGCTGGCCGGCACCCCGCTGGCCTCGCTCGCGCAAGTCACCTCCTGGCGCGGGGTGTTCTTTGCCGCCGCGGTGATCTCCGCCCTGCTGGCGGTCGCCTGCTGGGTGTTCATCAAGGACGGGCGCAGCGCCGAAGCGCCGCGTCCGCGCTTCGACCGCACGGTGGTGCTGAACGGCCTGCTCGGCGTGCTGAAGAACCGCGCCACCTGGCCCGCGGTGTGGGTGAACTTCGGCCTGGCCGGCAGCTTCTTCGCCTTCGCCGGCCTGTGGGCCACGCCCTACCTGGTGCAGGTGCACGGCCTCACCCGGGTGGAGGCGGCCAGCCACCTGTCGCTGTTCTTCGCCGGCTTCGCCATCGGCTGCCTGGCCATCGGCACGCTGTCCGACCGCATCGGCCGCCGCAAGCCGGTGCTGATCGCCGCCAGCCTGGCCTACTGCCTGCTGTGGCTGGTGTGGCTCTCCGCGCTGCGCATGCCGGTCGGGCTGTCCTATGCGCTGTTCGCGCTGATGGGTTTCACCACCTCCAGTTTCTCGCTGACCTGGGCCTGCGCCAAGGAGGTGAACCCGCCCCAGCTCTCGGGCATGAGCACCAGCGTCACCAACATGGGCGGCTTCCTCGCCGGCGCATTGCTGCAGCCGGCGGTGGGCCTGGTGATGGATCTGAACTGGGACGGCACGATGGTCGACGGGGTGCGCATCTACTCGGTCGATACCTTCCGCCTGGGGATCGGCCTGCTGTTCGGCGCCGGGCTGTTCGGTGCGCTGTGGAGCTTCCGCGTGCGCGAGACCGGCTGCCGCAACGTGTGGCAGGAGGTCCGGCCGGCGGGCTGA
- a CDS encoding phosphoribosylaminoimidazolesuccinocarboxamide synthase gives MSTPLFESSIKSLPLLGRGKVRDIYAVDADKLLIVTSDRLSAFDVILPDPIPDKGRVLSALANFWFDRLGHIVPNQLTGIDPETVVAADERDQVRGRALVVKRLKPLPIEAVVRGYVIGSGWKDYQATGAICGIALPAGLKQAAKLPAPIFTPATKAEVGDHDENVSFAVAQANCEATLAEALAGTGKTGAGLAEEARDAAIALYSEAAEYAAGRGIIIADTKFEFGVDAAGTLHLIDEALTPDSSRFWPADSYREGISPPSFDKQYVRDYLETLDWDKKAPGPRLPAEVIEHTAAKYREAYERLTGNLLG, from the coding sequence GTGAGCACTCCCCTTTTCGAATCCTCCATCAAGAGCCTGCCGCTGCTCGGCCGCGGCAAGGTGCGCGACATCTACGCGGTCGATGCCGACAAGCTGCTGATCGTCACCAGCGACCGGCTGTCCGCCTTCGACGTGATCCTGCCGGACCCGATTCCGGACAAGGGCCGGGTGCTCTCCGCGCTGGCCAACTTCTGGTTCGACCGCCTCGGCCACATCGTCCCCAACCAGCTCACCGGCATCGACCCGGAAACCGTGGTGGCCGCCGACGAGCGCGATCAGGTGCGCGGCCGCGCGCTGGTGGTCAAGCGCCTGAAGCCGCTGCCCATCGAGGCGGTGGTGCGCGGCTACGTGATCGGCTCGGGCTGGAAGGACTACCAGGCCACCGGCGCAATCTGCGGCATCGCCCTGCCGGCGGGCCTCAAGCAGGCCGCCAAGCTGCCGGCGCCGATTTTCACCCCGGCCACCAAGGCGGAAGTGGGCGACCACGACGAGAACGTCTCCTTCGCGGTCGCCCAGGCCAACTGCGAGGCCACGCTGGCCGAGGCGCTCGCCGGCACCGGCAAGACCGGCGCCGGGCTGGCCGAAGAAGCCCGCGACGCGGCCATCGCGCTGTACTCCGAGGCAGCCGAATACGCCGCCGGGCGCGGCATCATCATCGCCGACACCAAGTTCGAGTTCGGCGTGGATGCGGCCGGCACCCTGCATCTGATCGACGAGGCGCTCACCCCCGACTCCTCGCGCTTCTGGCCGGCCGACAGCTACCGCGAGGGCATCAGCCCGCCGTCCTTCGACAAGCAGTACGTGCGCGACTACCTGGAGACCCTGGACTGGGACAAGAAGGCGCCCGGCCCACGCCTGCCGGCGGAGGTCATCGAGCACACCGCGGCCAAGTACCGCGAGGCCTACGAGCGCCTCACCGGTAACCTGCTGGGCTGA
- a CDS encoding nucleoside recognition family protein: protein MDLITDIVLRAGRSAVELALFVLLPIMVVMLSLMRLLEARGVIDWVVQRATPLLRPAGLTGLGAFAALQINFVSFAAPVATLTMMEGRGASDRHLAATLAMVMAMAQANVTFPMAAMGLDFALTLALSFAGGLLAAAATWHLFGRGLSAVEGPVDETLHHRTAEDAKGVLDVINRAGAEAFKIAVGAIPMLVLALVAVMTLRATGAIDALTALLTPLLALLAIDPALILPTLTKYIAGGTAMMGVMDEMLREGSASAEVLNASAGFLIHPLDVAGVAVLISAGRRVAGVLRPALAGAAVGIALRTLGHALM, encoded by the coding sequence ATGGATCTGATCACCGACATCGTCCTGCGCGCCGGCCGCTCCGCGGTCGAACTCGCGCTCTTCGTGCTGCTGCCCATCATGGTGGTCATGCTGTCGCTGATGCGCCTGCTCGAAGCGCGCGGGGTGATCGACTGGGTGGTGCAGCGCGCCACGCCGCTGCTGCGCCCGGCGGGCCTCACCGGCCTGGGCGCCTTCGCCGCGCTGCAGATCAACTTCGTCAGCTTCGCCGCCCCGGTGGCCACGCTGACCATGATGGAAGGCCGCGGCGCCTCCGACCGCCACCTGGCGGCCACGCTGGCCATGGTGATGGCCATGGCGCAGGCCAACGTCACCTTCCCGATGGCGGCCATGGGGCTGGACTTCGCGCTCACCCTGGCGCTCTCGTTCGCCGGCGGCCTGCTCGCCGCGGCGGCCACCTGGCATCTGTTCGGGCGCGGACTGTCCGCGGTCGAAGGGCCGGTGGACGAGACCCTGCACCACCGCACCGCCGAGGACGCCAAGGGCGTGCTCGACGTGATCAACCGCGCCGGCGCGGAAGCCTTCAAGATCGCCGTGGGCGCCATCCCCATGCTGGTGCTGGCCCTGGTGGCGGTGATGACCTTGCGCGCCACCGGGGCGATCGACGCCCTGACCGCGCTGCTGACCCCGCTGCTCGCCCTGCTGGCCATCGACCCCGCGCTGATCCTGCCGACGCTGACCAAGTACATCGCCGGCGGCACCGCGATGATGGGGGTGATGGACGAGATGCTGCGCGAAGGCAGCGCCAGCGCCGAGGTGCTCAACGCCAGCGCCGGCTTCCTGATCCACCCGCTGGACGTGGCCGGGGTGGCGGTGCTGATCTCCGCCGGGCGGCGGGTGGCCGGCGTGCTGCGCCCGGCGCTGGCCGGCGCCGCGGTGGGCATCGCGCTGCGCACGCTCGGCCACGCGCTGATGTGA
- the aceB gene encoding malate synthase A: MSLDLPQGMQINAPLHPRFDQILTREALELVAKLHRAFEPSRQELLAARVARQARIDAGELPDFLPETKSVREGDWKIAPLPKALECRRVEITGPVERKMIINAFNSGADSYMTDFEDSNSPNWYNQIQGQVNLYDAIRRQIDFVAENGKEYKLADKIATLQVRPRGWHLDEKHVLVDGQRVSGGIFDFALFLFHNAKEQIARGAGPFFYLPKMESHLEARLWNDIFVMAQDHIGLPQGTIKATVLVETILATFEMEEILYELRNHSAGLNAGRWDYIFSCIKKFKKNKDFCLANRGAITMEVPFMRSYALALVQACHKRGAPAMGGMSALIPIKNDPAANEKALAGIRHDKTRDANDGYDGGWVAHPGLVSIAMEEFVKVLGNRPNQWDKQVSDSFGPKDWMNFQPEQPITEVGVRNNINVGIHYLGSWLAGNGCVPIHNLMEDAATAEISRSQIWQWVVSPKGKLDDGRKVTADMVRALIPEELAKVKATVAAQGEDTATYDQAAKIFEEMSLSEDFPEFLTLPLYEAMD; encoded by the coding sequence ATGAGCCTCGACCTGCCCCAGGGCATGCAGATCAATGCCCCCCTGCACCCCCGCTTCGACCAGATCCTCACCCGCGAGGCGCTGGAACTCGTGGCCAAGCTGCACCGCGCCTTCGAGCCGAGCCGTCAGGAACTGCTGGCCGCCCGCGTCGCCCGCCAGGCACGCATCGACGCCGGCGAGCTGCCCGACTTCCTGCCGGAGACCAAGTCGGTGCGCGAAGGCGACTGGAAGATCGCCCCGCTGCCCAAGGCCCTGGAATGCCGCCGCGTGGAGATCACCGGCCCGGTCGAGCGCAAGATGATCATCAACGCCTTCAACTCGGGCGCCGACTCCTACATGACCGACTTCGAGGATTCCAACAGCCCCAACTGGTACAACCAGATCCAGGGCCAGGTGAACCTCTATGACGCGATCCGCCGCCAGATCGACTTCGTCGCCGAGAACGGCAAGGAGTACAAGCTCGCCGACAAGATCGCCACCCTGCAGGTGCGCCCGCGCGGCTGGCACCTGGACGAGAAGCACGTGCTGGTCGACGGCCAGCGCGTCTCCGGCGGCATCTTCGACTTCGCGCTTTTCCTCTTCCACAACGCCAAGGAACAGATCGCCCGCGGCGCCGGCCCCTTCTTCTACCTGCCGAAGATGGAGAGCCACCTCGAAGCGCGCCTGTGGAACGACATCTTCGTGATGGCGCAGGACCACATCGGCCTGCCGCAGGGCACCATCAAGGCCACCGTGCTGGTCGAGACCATCCTCGCCACCTTCGAGATGGAAGAGATCCTGTACGAGCTGCGCAACCACTCCGCCGGTCTCAACGCGGGCCGCTGGGACTACATCTTCTCCTGCATCAAGAAGTTCAAGAAGAACAAGGACTTCTGCCTGGCCAACCGTGGCGCCATCACCATGGAAGTGCCCTTCATGCGCTCCTACGCGCTGGCCCTGGTGCAGGCCTGCCACAAGCGCGGCGCCCCGGCCATGGGCGGCATGAGCGCGCTGATCCCGATCAAGAACGACCCGGCCGCCAACGAGAAGGCGCTGGCCGGCATCCGCCACGACAAGACCCGCGACGCCAACGACGGCTACGACGGCGGCTGGGTGGCCCACCCGGGCCTGGTGTCGATCGCCATGGAAGAGTTCGTCAAGGTGCTGGGCAACCGCCCCAACCAGTGGGACAAGCAGGTGTCCGACAGCTTCGGCCCGAAGGACTGGATGAACTTCCAGCCCGAGCAGCCGATCACCGAAGTGGGCGTGCGCAACAACATCAACGTCGGCATCCACTACCTCGGCTCCTGGCTGGCCGGCAACGGCTGCGTGCCCATCCACAACCTGATGGAAGACGCCGCCACCGCGGAGATCTCGCGCTCGCAGATATGGCAGTGGGTGGTGAGCCCGAAGGGCAAGCTCGACGACGGCCGCAAGGTCACCGCCGACATGGTGCGCGCGCTGATCCCCGAGGAACTCGCCAAGGTCAAGGCCACCGTCGCCGCCCAGGGCGAGGACACCGCCACCTACGACCAGGCGGCGAAGATCTTCGAGGAGATGTCGCTCTCCGAGGACTTCCCCGAGTTCCTCACCCTGCCGCTGTACGAGGCGATGGACTGA
- a CDS encoding LysR family transcriptional regulator, which produces MDQLKQIESFVSVATRGSLSAAAREAGVTPAVIGRRLDALEARLGVKLLLRTTRRITLTFEGSAFLEDCQRILNDLANAEASVSLGGIKPSGHLRLTAPAGFGRRHVAPVVMRFLQDNPEVSCTLELSDRMVDLLNEGFDCAIRIGELPDSSLVSVRLAENRRVVIASREYLARHGTPRTPQDLLAHNCLCLAQQRGWQFTGEDGAPMLLRVAGNLECNDGAVLRDWTLAGLGLAWRSLWEVGEDLRSGRLVQVLEDWAAAPLGIYAVFPQRRHLALRMRLLLDHFRDTYARAEYWGA; this is translated from the coding sequence ATGGATCAACTCAAGCAGATCGAGAGCTTCGTCAGCGTGGCCACCCGCGGTTCGCTCTCGGCCGCGGCGCGCGAGGCCGGCGTGACCCCGGCGGTGATCGGCCGCCGGCTCGACGCCCTGGAGGCGCGCCTGGGGGTGAAGCTCCTGCTGCGCACCACCCGGCGCATCACGCTCACCTTCGAGGGTAGTGCGTTTCTCGAGGACTGCCAGCGCATCCTCAACGATCTGGCCAATGCCGAGGCTTCGGTGAGTCTGGGCGGCATCAAGCCCAGCGGGCATCTGCGCCTGACCGCGCCGGCCGGTTTCGGCCGGCGCCACGTGGCGCCGGTGGTGATGCGCTTCCTGCAGGACAACCCGGAGGTGAGCTGCACCCTGGAACTGTCGGACCGCATGGTCGATCTGCTCAATGAAGGCTTCGACTGCGCGATCCGCATCGGCGAACTGCCCGATTCCAGCCTGGTGTCGGTGCGTCTGGCAGAGAACCGGCGGGTGGTGATCGCCAGTCGCGAGTATCTGGCGCGCCACGGCACCCCGCGGACCCCGCAGGACCTGCTGGCACACAACTGCCTGTGCCTGGCGCAACAGCGCGGCTGGCAGTTCACCGGTGAGGACGGCGCCCCCATGCTGCTGCGCGTGGCCGGCAACCTGGAGTGCAACGACGGCGCGGTGCTGCGCGACTGGACCCTGGCCGGCCTGGGCCTGGCCTGGCGATCCTTGTGGGAGGTGGGCGAGGACCTGCGCAGCGGCCGCCTGGTGCAGGTGCTGGAGGACTGGGCGGCGGCGCCGCTGGGCATCTACGCGGTGTTCCCGCAGCGCCGCCACCTCGCCCTGCGCATGCGCCTGCTGCTGGATCATTTCCGCGACACCTACGCGCGGGCGGAGTACTGGGGGGCTTGA
- the amaB gene encoding L-piperidine-6-carboxylate dehydrogenase, with translation MDIDTVLADLGLAPGDLQAGALTVRSPIDGSVLARLAPHSAQGIDAALARAQAAFLRWRDMPAPRRGELVRLFGEELRANKTVLGRLVSMESGKILAEGEGEVQEMIDICDFAVGLSRQLHGLTIASERPGHRMMETWHPLGVVGVVSAFNFPVAVWAWNAALALVCGDALVWKPSDKTPLCALACRALFLRACARFGEVPEGLLEVVIGGREAAENLADDRRIALLSATGSCAMGRALAPRVAARLGRSLLELGGNNAIVVAPSADPDLAVRAILFSAVGTAGQRCTSARRLIVHASLRETLLVRLRKAYDSVRIGDPLDPETLMGPLIGRDAFDAMQAALAAARGEGGSVSGGERVLAERWPDAWYVRPALVDMPAQTDTVCRETFAPILYVLGYTELDQAIALHNAVPQGLSSAIFTNELREAERFLSAAGSDCGIVNVNIGTSGAEIGGAFGGEKDTGGGRESGSDAWRAYMRRATNTINYSTELPLAQGIRFGD, from the coding sequence ATGGATATCGATACCGTACTCGCCGACCTGGGGCTCGCGCCCGGCGATCTGCAAGCCGGCGCGCTCACCGTCCGCTCGCCGATCGACGGCAGCGTGCTGGCGCGCCTCGCACCACATTCGGCGCAGGGGATCGACGCCGCGCTCGCCCGTGCGCAAGCCGCCTTCCTGCGCTGGCGCGATATGCCCGCGCCGCGGCGGGGCGAACTGGTACGCCTGTTCGGCGAGGAGTTGCGCGCCAACAAGACGGTGCTCGGCCGCCTGGTGAGCATGGAGAGCGGCAAGATCCTTGCGGAAGGCGAAGGCGAGGTGCAGGAGATGATCGACATCTGCGACTTCGCCGTGGGCCTGTCGCGTCAGTTGCACGGCCTGACCATCGCCTCGGAGCGCCCCGGGCACCGCATGATGGAGACCTGGCACCCGCTGGGCGTGGTCGGCGTGGTGTCGGCCTTCAACTTCCCGGTCGCGGTGTGGGCGTGGAATGCGGCACTTGCGCTGGTGTGTGGCGATGCCCTGGTGTGGAAGCCTTCCGACAAGACGCCGCTCTGCGCGCTTGCCTGCCGGGCCTTGTTCCTGCGTGCGTGCGCGCGTTTCGGCGAGGTGCCCGAGGGCTTGCTGGAGGTGGTGATCGGTGGGCGCGAGGCTGCCGAAAACCTGGCCGACGACCGCCGCATCGCGCTGCTCTCGGCCACCGGCTCGTGCGCCATGGGGCGGGCGCTGGCGCCGCGGGTGGCGGCGCGCCTGGGGCGCTCCTTGCTGGAACTGGGCGGCAACAACGCCATCGTGGTCGCGCCCAGCGCGGACCCCGACCTGGCCGTGCGCGCCATCCTGTTTTCTGCTGTCGGCACCGCCGGCCAGCGCTGCACCAGCGCGCGCCGGCTGATCGTGCACGCTTCGCTGCGCGAGACGCTGCTCGTCCGCCTGCGCAAGGCCTACGACAGCGTGCGAATCGGCGACCCGCTCGATCCGGAAACGCTGATGGGGCCGCTGATCGGCCGCGACGCGTTCGACGCGATGCAGGCTGCGCTGGCCGCGGCGCGAGGCGAGGGCGGTTCGGTGTCCGGCGGCGAGCGGGTGCTGGCCGAGCGCTGGCCGGATGCCTGGTACGTGCGCCCCGCCCTGGTGGACATGCCGGCGCAGACCGATACCGTGTGCCGCGAGACCTTCGCCCCCATCCTCTACGTGCTCGGCTACACCGAGCTGGACCAGGCAATCGCGCTGCACAACGCGGTGCCGCAGGGCCTGTCCTCGGCGATCTTCACCAATGAGCTGCGCGAGGCCGAGCGCTTCCTGTCCGCGGCCGGCTCGGACTGCGGCATTGTCAACGTGAACATCGGCACCTCGGGCGCCGAGATCGGCGGCGCCTTCGGCGGCGAGAAGGACACCGGCGGCGGGCGCGAATCCGGCTCGGACGCATGGCGGGCCTACATGCGCCGCGCCACCAACACCATCAACTACTCAACCGAGCTGCCGCTGGCGCAGGGCATCCGCTTCGGCGACTGA